In a genomic window of Penaeus vannamei isolate JL-2024 chromosome 10, ASM4276789v1, whole genome shotgun sequence:
- the LOC113815949 gene encoding DNA repair protein RAD50 (The sequence of the model RefSeq protein was modified relative to this genomic sequence to represent the inferred CDS: added 136 bases not found in genome assembly): MSKLEKMQIMGIRSFGPEEPRKIQFFSPLTLILGQNGCGKTTIIESLKYITTGDAPPGCGKGASFVHDPKLAKEVTVRGQIKLMLKDTKGATLVTTRSLEATQKLKKIECKTIDATLQRRRPDGSTDAISSKCADFEAEISNALGVSKPILNNVIFCHQEESNWPLDEGKKVKEKFDAIFNATKYIKCLDTIRKLRAEMKTKVKNMHEVIESLKKWRDEANRKRVDLKESCEQQNKIKVQKSKLKEELEPIRERLKEICDLEENVGRLNGELIGEKHKLEALRQSQADLRATLSEQLDCSDEELYHMIQDFQKNLESMEEEQEKVMSRMQSIQREKEKNQTEISRTERLRGEYEAAYKTQQDYIKERNRQMSSITKEFSFAEFMGVEDFSEQQAQCLLSILLKLVEEERKKIAEKKEEYERKEEAVQKEIDGLRTSEAALDHDIKTKGKQLDETGKKIRQLKQALMRNESDLSDMDLDSLKVELTQVEDMIAKEESKVNMTELTAEIERAKKNKREGEHEVDEIKRVVAKMNRQANARSQYDIHMKEKKELENRIEFLKRKHADEFEHLLEAIPDDNIKNKVDACADSLRRRVTELRQEIEGLNKRRTHLSVSIKGQKQQQSRKEQEIRDLESKIDNICDGMNLDEALEKSKEVKDNLTRERGDLSSSITVLNR; this comes from the exons atgtCTAAGTTGGAGAAAATGCAAATTATGGGCATTAGGAGCTTCGGCCCGGAAGAACCCAGAAAGATCCAGTTTTTTTCACCTCTGACACTCATCTTAGGTCAAAATGGGTGTGGAAAAACA ACTATAATTGAGTCATTGAAATACATCACAACAGGTGATGCTCCTCCAGGCTGTGGAAAAGGAGCATCATTTGTCCATGATCCAAAGTTAGCAAAAGAAGTTACT GTGCGTGGTCAGATCAAGTTGATGCTGAAAGACACCAAAGGAGCAACTCTTGTAACAACTCGTTCCTTGGAAGCCACACAGAAACTGAAGAAGATTGAGTGTAAGACCATAGATGCAACATTGCAAAGGAGGCGGCCAGATGGCAGTACAGATGCTATATCTAG TAAGTGTGCTGACTTTGAAGCAGAGATATCAAATGCCTTGGGTGTATCGAAACCTATCTTGAACAATGTTATATTTTGTCACCAGGAGGAATCAAATTG GCCTCTGGATGAAggtaaaaaagtgaaagaaaaatttGATGCCATATTCAATGCCACCAAATACATCAAATGTCTTGATACAATACGTAAGCTGCGTGCTGAAATGAAAACGA AGGTGAAGAACATGCATGAAGTCATTGAAAGCCTCAAAAAGTGGCGAGATGAGGCAAACCGAAAGCGTGTTGACTTGAAGGAGTCTTGTGAGCAGCAAAATAAAATTAAGGTTCAAAAAAGTAAACTGAAGGAAGAACTGGAGCCAATTCGAGAACGTCTAAAGGAAATCTGTGACTTGGAGGAGAATGTTGGCCGTCTGAATGGAGAGCTGA tTGGAGAGAAGCATAAGCTTGAAGCCCTAAGGCAGAGCCAAGCAGACCTGCGGGCGACTCTTTCAGAGCAGCTGGACTGTTCGGATGAGGAGCTGTACCACATGATACAGGATTTCCAGAAAAACTTAGAGAGcatggaagaggaacaggaaaag GTAATGTCTCGGATGCAAAGCattcagagagagaaggagaagaatcaaACTGAGATATCTAGGACAGAAAGACTTCGAGGAGAGTATGAGGCAGCTTACAAAACACAGCAGGATTACATCAAGGAACGAAACAGACAGATGTCAAGTATTACCAAGGAATTTTCCTTTGCAG aATTTATGGGTGTTGAAGACTTTAGTGAACAACAAGCTCAGTGTCTCTTGTCCATACTCCTCAAGCTTGTTGAAGAGGAACGCAAGAAGAttgcagagaagaaagaggagtacgaaaggaaagaagaggcagTGCAGAAGGAGATTGATGGATTAAG AACCTCTGAAGCTGCCCTGGACCATGACATAAAGACCAAAGGAAAGCAGTTGGATGAAACGGGCAAGAAGATCCGCCAGCTCAAGCAGGCACTAATGCGTAATGAGAGTGATTTGTCAGACATGGATTTAGACTCACTAAAGGTGGAGCTCACCCAGGTAGAGGATATGATTGCGAAGGAAGAGTCAAAAGTTAATATGACTGAG CTTActgcagagatagaaagagccaAAAAGAACAAACGAGAAGGAGAGCATGAAGTTGATGAAATCAAAAGGGTAGTGGCAAAGATGAACCGTCAGGCAAATGCTCGATCTCAGTATGACATCcatatgaaggaaaagaaggagttgGAAAATAGAATTGAATTTTT GAAGCGTAAGCATGCTGATGAGTTTGAGCATCTCCTAGAAGCTATTCCTGATGACAACATTAAGAATAAAGTTGATGCTTGTGCAGATAGCCTT CGAAGGCGTGTTACTGAACTCAGACAAGAAATTGAAGGACTGAATAAGCGTAGAACCCACCTGTCTGTGAGCATAAAAGGACAAAAACAGCAGCAGAGTCGTAAAGAACAGGAGATCAGAG